A single genomic interval of Streptomyces graminofaciens harbors:
- a CDS encoding copper chaperone PCu(A)C — MRPLVGSALVAGVLVLTGCGSSGSSGSSAAKLAVKSAYMPQPVTDSMAAGFLVIENDGGTADELTSVTSDIAQDVTVHETTGQSMKEASALKVPAGGRLVLQSGGNHLMFENLKRKPKEGETVSLRLNFTKSEAITVEMPVKSATYQPTSGH, encoded by the coding sequence GTGAGGCCGCTGGTCGGATCCGCCCTGGTCGCCGGCGTACTCGTCCTGACCGGGTGCGGTTCCTCGGGCTCTTCCGGTTCCTCCGCCGCGAAGCTCGCGGTGAAGTCCGCCTATATGCCGCAGCCTGTCACGGACTCCATGGCGGCGGGCTTCCTCGTCATCGAGAACGACGGCGGCACGGCGGACGAGCTCACCTCCGTCACCAGCGACATCGCCCAGGACGTCACCGTCCATGAGACGACCGGGCAGTCGATGAAGGAGGCCTCGGCCCTGAAGGTCCCCGCCGGCGGCCGACTCGTGCTCCAGAGCGGTGGAAACCACCTGATGTTCGAGAACCTGAAGCGCAAGCCGAAGGAAGGCGAGACGGTGTCCCTGCGGTTGAACTTCACCAAGTCCGAGGCCATCACGGTCGAAATGCCCGTGAAGTCGGCGACGTACCAGCCGACCAGCGGGCACTGA
- a CDS encoding alpha/beta fold hydrolase, which produces MQQTVRTSDGRRLAVEQRGDPEGRPVFLLHGTPGSRLGPAPREGVLYRMGIRLIAFDRPGYGDSDRASGRLVSAAAADVSHIADALGIGRFAVVGRSGGAPHALACAALLPDRTTRVGALVSLAPRNASGLDWFEGMTEANVREYVNASIGRNRVTATLGMRSMSIVADPAASVAEMKDGLPEADRWIVADPGIQDMLERNFAEGLRSSADGWVDDVMAFNTGWGFDVSRITTPVFLWHGEDDIFAPVQHTRWLGRNIPGARVEVEPGAAHFGALREMTRVLSWAVN; this is translated from the coding sequence ATGCAGCAGACGGTGCGTACCTCGGACGGGCGGCGGCTGGCGGTCGAGCAGCGAGGTGATCCGGAAGGGCGGCCGGTGTTCCTTCTGCACGGCACCCCGGGCAGCCGGCTGGGGCCCGCGCCGCGCGAGGGCGTCCTGTACCGCATGGGCATCCGGCTGATCGCCTTCGACCGGCCGGGGTACGGCGACTCGGACCGGGCATCGGGCCGCCTGGTGAGCGCGGCCGCCGCCGACGTGTCGCACATCGCGGACGCGCTCGGCATCGGCCGCTTCGCCGTGGTCGGCCGCTCGGGCGGCGCCCCGCACGCGCTGGCCTGCGCGGCCCTGCTGCCGGACCGCACCACGCGCGTCGGCGCGCTGGTCAGCCTCGCGCCGCGCAACGCGTCCGGGCTCGACTGGTTCGAGGGCATGACCGAGGCGAACGTGCGGGAGTACGTCAACGCCTCGATCGGGCGGAACCGGGTGACCGCGACGCTCGGGATGCGCTCGATGTCGATCGTCGCCGACCCGGCCGCGTCCGTCGCCGAGATGAAGGACGGGCTCCCGGAGGCAGACCGCTGGATCGTCGCGGACCCCGGCATCCAGGACATGCTGGAGCGCAACTTCGCGGAGGGGCTGCGCAGTTCGGCCGACGGCTGGGTGGACGACGTCATGGCGTTCAACACGGGGTGGGGCTTCGACGTGAGCCGGATCACCACCCCCGTGTTCCTCTGGCACGGCGAGGACGACATCTTCGCCCCCGTGCAGCACACCCGCTGGCTCGGCCGCAACATCCCGGGCGCCCGGGTCGAGGTCGAACCGGGCGCCGCGCACTTCGGGGCGTTGCGGGAGATGACGCGGGTGTTGAGCTGGGCCGTCAACTAG
- a CDS encoding YcnI family copper-binding membrane protein — protein MKIFKGSRVAAVGALAGSAVLVLSGPAFAHVSVSAEGTAAKGGYATVNFKVPNERDNASTTKLEVSFPTDHPLASAQPEALDGWKIQVTKSKLDKPLELHGEKIDEAVSKITWTATGKGIQPGYFQKFPLSIGQLPENTDELVFKAVQTYSNKDVVRWIEVQQKGQEEPENPAPVLALSAASEDGHHGSSTADSDSDSDADTASDAKAASSTTTAAEPADTSDTTARVLGVVGIVVGAAGVAYGVMAGRRRGDA, from the coding sequence ATGAAGATCTTCAAGGGTTCCCGTGTCGCCGCCGTCGGCGCCCTCGCCGGTTCGGCCGTCCTCGTTTTGTCCGGCCCCGCGTTCGCGCACGTCAGCGTGTCCGCCGAGGGCACGGCCGCCAAGGGCGGATACGCGACCGTGAACTTCAAGGTCCCCAACGAGCGCGACAACGCCTCGACCACCAAGCTCGAGGTGAGCTTCCCGACCGACCACCCGCTCGCCTCGGCCCAGCCGGAGGCCCTCGACGGCTGGAAGATCCAGGTCACCAAGTCCAAGCTCGACAAGCCGCTCGAACTGCACGGCGAGAAGATCGACGAGGCCGTCTCCAAGATCACCTGGACCGCCACCGGCAAGGGCATCCAGCCGGGCTACTTCCAGAAGTTCCCGCTCTCCATCGGCCAACTCCCCGAGAACACCGACGAACTGGTCTTCAAGGCCGTCCAGACGTACTCCAACAAGGACGTCGTCCGCTGGATCGAGGTCCAGCAGAAGGGCCAGGAAGAGCCCGAGAACCCGGCGCCGGTGCTCGCACTGTCCGCCGCGTCGGAGGACGGCCACCACGGCTCCTCCACCGCCGACTCGGACTCCGACTCGGACGCGGACACGGCCTCGGACGCCAAGGCCGCCTCCAGCACCACCACCGCCGCCGAGCCCGCCGACACCAGCGACACCACCGCCCGCGTGCTCGGTGTCGTCGGCATCGTCGTCGGCGCCGCGGGTGTGGCGTACGGCGTCATGGCCGGCCGTCGGCGCGGCGACGCCTGA
- the fxsT gene encoding FxSxx-COOH system tetratricopeptide repeat protein produces the protein MTQNRNGTVITFYSYKGGTGRTMALANVAWILAANGHRVLAVDWDLEAPGLHKFFHPFLDAQLLRATPGLINLIDDYRREAVRDLPDRAPDWHRSYARVRPHALSLDWPFPEGGSLDFLSAGKRHRDYPIVGNMDWDRFYASYGGGQFFDAMRSDMQRYYDYTLIDSRTGLSDLADICTVQMPNTLVVCYTLSDQSIEGAAAVAQDIRERYGDKNIRILPVAMRIDLGEKDKLDAGRALAKERFSGLPSGLDGDRLTDYWASMEILYQPYYAYEEILAAFGDPPKTANSMLSACERLTSVITEERVTKLPPISETKRGQYKSAYTRRRPLPLSQLQLYYVSEDRMWVDWLESVLRGAGFDVVPKNVQSMQTTEIGAEATPSGAHRVLAVFSPSFVDSRRARAAWEAAVQSGGSEKRQQPVAIRVDDVQLSLPYASRGVIDLKGLDERQSYSTLLAGLDRADTVTTVTPSSRGLRFPSIGRRISNVPTRYRWFTGRSTILDRLREQLTTGRPGRRVPQVLHGLGGVGKTQLAREYAHRFMADYDLVWWVDAEQPELVPPKLAQLAQQLGLPVGDDVKEAAEAAIQALLSGEPCDRWLVIFDNVEDLDKWLELFPEYAAPVPDNIYGHLLVTTRARPTSTDVQPLEVEVFTRDESVEHLCRRVPGLSEGDGGLVADAVGDLPLAIEVAAAWLEATATPVAAYIDQLHEQSTQVLSVKEAVEAVEYPRSVGATWNISINRLRQESPAAARLLELCAFFAAEPISMSLVGSDAMIKALLPYDKDLRARYMLGRVTQALNRFALAKVDSTDNSIQVHRLVQAAVRDGLDEQQFDDTIHEVHRILAAARPPEGAVDDPLQWPGFEVIWPHLTPSNIRNCSEEEPRQLMVDRVRYLWKRGDLHAARTLSTQLNEFWTTEFPDANDEQILNLRFELANVLRSQGQYQSARSLDEDTLASQRHLLGEGHPSILITSGSLAADLRALGRFKEALELDQRIYQGFREIFGEDHPRSLTAANNLAIDYRLAGDSEPARRLDEDTVRRRTALLGPLHPYTLTTKGHHARDLRELGDYKTSIEILREVREGFEQVLNPYVPEVLRVEKSLAVSLRKAGQTGEALRITEETWETYKRYRERYGSALPEYLACGLNLAADYFATDPVNGAARAVQLVNEVLEGYKTSFGPQHPFVMYCLNNLSIYRRALGEVDEAAALSEKARDALAADLGDDHPAVLCAGLNLANAYGDLGLNDQAERWERTALEGTRRRFGRLHPDVLVSTGNLAITLRDMGRQEEAVRLQESAVADLSQQLGETHPVTESIRSWRRMGRDLEPQQT, from the coding sequence ATGACGCAGAACCGCAATGGCACCGTGATCACGTTCTACTCGTACAAGGGCGGCACCGGGCGCACCATGGCGCTCGCCAACGTGGCATGGATCCTGGCCGCGAACGGACATCGCGTGCTGGCCGTCGACTGGGACCTGGAGGCGCCGGGCCTCCACAAGTTCTTCCACCCTTTTCTGGACGCCCAATTACTCCGTGCGACGCCCGGTCTCATCAACCTGATAGACGACTACCGCCGAGAGGCCGTACGCGACCTGCCCGACCGGGCTCCGGACTGGCACCGCAGTTACGCCCGGGTCAGGCCGCACGCGCTCTCCCTGGACTGGCCGTTTCCCGAGGGCGGCAGCCTCGACTTCCTCTCGGCCGGCAAACGGCACCGTGACTACCCGATCGTCGGCAACATGGACTGGGATCGCTTCTACGCCAGTTACGGCGGCGGCCAGTTCTTCGACGCGATGCGCTCCGACATGCAGCGCTACTACGACTACACCCTGATCGACAGCCGTACCGGCCTCAGCGACCTCGCCGACATCTGCACCGTGCAGATGCCCAACACCCTGGTCGTCTGCTACACGCTCAGCGACCAGAGCATCGAGGGCGCCGCCGCCGTCGCCCAGGACATCCGGGAGCGCTACGGCGACAAGAACATCCGGATCCTGCCGGTCGCCATGCGCATCGACCTCGGTGAGAAGGACAAGCTGGATGCGGGGCGGGCGCTGGCCAAGGAGCGTTTCTCCGGGCTGCCGTCCGGTCTGGACGGCGACCGGCTCACCGACTACTGGGCCTCGATGGAGATCCTGTACCAGCCGTACTACGCGTACGAGGAGATCCTCGCCGCGTTCGGCGACCCGCCGAAGACGGCCAACTCCATGCTCAGCGCCTGCGAGCGGCTCACCTCCGTCATCACCGAGGAGCGGGTCACCAAACTGCCCCCGATCAGCGAGACGAAGCGCGGCCAGTACAAGAGCGCGTACACCCGCCGCCGTCCGCTGCCGCTGTCCCAGCTGCAGCTCTACTACGTCTCGGAAGACCGGATGTGGGTGGACTGGCTGGAGTCGGTGCTGCGCGGCGCCGGGTTCGACGTGGTGCCGAAGAACGTCCAGTCGATGCAGACCACCGAGATCGGCGCCGAGGCCACACCCAGCGGTGCGCACCGGGTGCTCGCCGTGTTCTCGCCGAGCTTCGTCGACTCCCGCCGGGCGCGGGCCGCGTGGGAGGCGGCCGTGCAGTCCGGCGGCTCGGAGAAACGGCAGCAGCCGGTCGCCATCCGCGTCGACGACGTCCAGCTCAGCCTGCCGTACGCCAGCCGGGGCGTGATCGATCTCAAGGGGCTCGACGAGCGGCAGTCGTACAGCACACTGCTGGCCGGGCTGGACCGCGCGGACACCGTCACCACGGTCACGCCCAGCTCCCGGGGGCTGCGCTTCCCCAGCATCGGCAGGCGCATCTCCAATGTGCCGACCCGCTACCGCTGGTTCACCGGCCGCTCCACGATCCTGGACCGGCTGCGCGAGCAGCTGACCACCGGGCGCCCGGGACGGCGTGTGCCACAGGTGCTGCACGGTCTCGGTGGGGTGGGCAAGACCCAGCTCGCCCGTGAGTACGCCCACCGGTTCATGGCGGACTACGACCTGGTGTGGTGGGTCGACGCCGAACAGCCGGAGCTGGTCCCGCCCAAGCTGGCCCAGCTCGCCCAGCAGCTCGGGCTGCCCGTCGGCGACGACGTCAAGGAGGCCGCCGAGGCCGCCATCCAGGCGCTGCTGTCCGGGGAGCCGTGCGACCGCTGGCTGGTGATCTTCGACAATGTCGAGGATCTGGACAAGTGGCTGGAACTCTTTCCCGAGTACGCCGCGCCCGTCCCCGACAACATCTACGGCCACCTTCTGGTCACCACCCGCGCCCGGCCCACCTCGACCGACGTCCAGCCGCTGGAGGTGGAGGTCTTCACCCGCGACGAGAGCGTGGAGCACCTGTGCCGCCGGGTGCCGGGGCTGAGCGAGGGCGACGGCGGGCTGGTCGCCGACGCGGTGGGCGACCTGCCGCTGGCCATCGAGGTCGCGGCGGCCTGGCTGGAGGCGACGGCCACACCCGTCGCGGCATACATCGACCAACTGCACGAGCAGTCGACCCAGGTGCTCTCCGTGAAGGAGGCCGTGGAGGCGGTGGAGTACCCACGGTCCGTCGGCGCCACCTGGAACATCTCCATCAACCGGCTGCGCCAGGAGTCCCCGGCCGCCGCCCGCCTCCTGGAGCTGTGCGCCTTCTTCGCCGCCGAGCCCATCTCGATGAGCCTGGTCGGCAGCGACGCGATGATCAAGGCTCTGCTGCCGTACGACAAGGATCTGCGCGCTCGTTACATGCTCGGTCGCGTCACCCAGGCACTGAACCGCTTCGCCCTGGCCAAGGTCGACTCGACCGACAACTCGATCCAGGTGCACCGCCTGGTGCAGGCGGCCGTGCGCGACGGCTTGGACGAGCAGCAGTTCGACGACACGATCCACGAGGTGCACCGCATCCTCGCCGCCGCCCGACCGCCCGAGGGTGCCGTGGACGATCCTCTGCAGTGGCCCGGGTTCGAGGTGATCTGGCCGCATCTGACGCCCTCGAACATCCGGAACTGCTCGGAGGAGGAACCACGACAGTTGATGGTCGACCGCGTCCGCTATCTCTGGAAGCGCGGAGACCTGCACGCGGCCCGGACCCTCAGCACGCAGCTCAACGAGTTCTGGACGACCGAGTTCCCGGACGCCAACGACGAGCAGATCCTCAACCTCCGCTTCGAACTGGCCAACGTGCTGCGTTCCCAGGGCCAGTACCAGTCCGCTCGTTCCCTTGACGAGGACACCCTGGCCAGCCAGCGGCACCTGCTCGGCGAAGGCCACCCCAGCATCCTGATCACCTCCGGCAGCCTCGCCGCCGACCTGCGCGCGCTGGGCAGGTTCAAGGAGGCCCTGGAGCTGGACCAGCGGATCTACCAGGGCTTCCGGGAGATCTTCGGCGAGGACCACCCCCGGTCGCTCACCGCGGCCAACAACCTCGCCATCGACTACCGGCTGGCCGGCGACAGCGAACCCGCCCGCCGGCTCGACGAGGACACCGTACGCCGCCGCACCGCCCTGCTCGGCCCACTGCACCCGTATACCCTCACCACCAAGGGGCATCACGCCCGTGACCTGCGGGAACTGGGGGACTACAAGACCTCGATCGAGATCCTGCGCGAGGTGCGCGAGGGTTTCGAGCAGGTCCTCAACCCCTATGTGCCCGAGGTGCTGCGGGTCGAGAAGAGCCTCGCTGTCTCCCTGCGCAAGGCGGGCCAGACCGGCGAGGCGCTGCGGATCACCGAGGAGACCTGGGAGACGTACAAGCGCTACCGCGAGCGCTACGGCAGTGCCCTGCCCGAGTATCTGGCCTGCGGACTCAACCTCGCCGCGGACTACTTCGCCACCGATCCCGTGAACGGGGCCGCGCGTGCGGTCCAGTTGGTCAACGAGGTGCTGGAGGGCTACAAGACCTCCTTCGGCCCACAGCACCCGTTCGTCATGTACTGCCTCAACAACCTTTCCATCTACCGCCGGGCCCTCGGCGAGGTGGACGAGGCGGCCGCGCTGAGCGAGAAGGCCCGCGACGCCCTCGCCGCGGACCTCGGGGACGACCACCCCGCCGTTCTGTGCGCCGGACTCAACCTCGCCAACGCCTACGGCGATCTGGGGCTGAACGACCAGGCCGAGCGGTGGGAGCGGACGGCCCTGGAGGGCACGCGCCGCCGCTTCGGCCGCCTCCACCCCGACGTTCTGGTCAGTACGGGCAACCTCGCGATCACCCTGCGGGACATGGGACGCCAGGAGGAGGCCGTACGACTCCAGGAGTCGGCGGTGGCCGACCTGTCCCAACAACTGGGCGAGACCCACCCTGTCACCGAGTCGATCCGGTCGTGGCGACGGATGGGGAGGGACTTGGAGCCGCAGCAGACGTGA
- a CDS encoding ATP-binding protein, with protein MSIWWSLHLRREAASVPLARRLLLGTMETAGVDPDVSYDLSVALSEACANAVEHGGAGSAGGGPSEAYRVTAYLDGEKCRIEVADSGPGFPHRPQVRPAQSDAEHGRGLCLIRELADHVHIGNKPGRGGAVVSFDKMLKWREDAPLVAV; from the coding sequence ATGAGCATCTGGTGGTCACTCCATCTGAGGCGCGAGGCTGCGAGCGTGCCGCTCGCCCGGCGTCTGCTGCTCGGCACCATGGAGACCGCGGGTGTCGATCCGGACGTCTCCTACGACCTGTCCGTCGCCCTCAGCGAGGCGTGTGCCAACGCCGTCGAGCACGGTGGTGCCGGATCCGCCGGTGGCGGGCCTTCCGAGGCGTACCGGGTGACCGCGTATCTCGACGGCGAGAAGTGCCGTATCGAGGTGGCCGACTCCGGCCCCGGTTTCCCGCACCGCCCTCAGGTCCGCCCGGCGCAGTCCGACGCCGAGCACGGCCGCGGCCTCTGTCTCATCCGTGAACTGGCCGACCACGTCCACATCGGCAACAAACCGGGGCGGGGCGGCGCGGTGGTGAGCTTCGACAAGATGCTGAAGTGGCGGGAGGACGCACCGCTGGTCGCGGTGTAG
- a CDS encoding SCO family protein, with product MRTNTKKTYAAAALLAAAVLTLSACGSGEDSSVSVAEVSTDANARKPGTVLDSPFKKPDLVLTDTHGEKYDLRKETQGKPTLIYFGYTNCPDVCPLTMNNLAVAKKEVSKKLSKSELADLRLVFVTTDPERDTPKELGKWLKGIDPEIVGLTGDFDTIQAGARTLGISINPPTKDENGKTVSEHGTQVIAFSPKTNGGYVLYGEDATVQDYEKDLPKLLKGENP from the coding sequence ATGCGCACGAACACGAAGAAGACGTACGCGGCGGCGGCCCTGCTCGCGGCGGCCGTCCTCACGCTCTCGGCCTGCGGCAGCGGCGAGGACTCCTCGGTGTCGGTCGCCGAGGTCTCCACGGACGCGAACGCGCGGAAGCCGGGTACGGTCCTCGACTCGCCGTTCAAGAAGCCGGACCTCGTCCTCACCGACACGCACGGCGAGAAGTACGACCTCCGCAAGGAGACCCAGGGCAAGCCGACGCTGATCTACTTCGGCTACACCAACTGCCCCGACGTCTGCCCGCTGACCATGAACAACCTCGCGGTCGCGAAGAAGGAGGTGTCGAAGAAGCTGTCGAAGTCGGAGCTGGCCGACCTGCGGCTCGTCTTCGTCACCACCGACCCGGAGCGGGACACCCCGAAAGAGCTGGGCAAGTGGCTCAAGGGCATCGACCCCGAGATCGTCGGCCTGACCGGGGACTTCGACACGATCCAGGCGGGCGCCCGCACCCTCGGCATCTCCATCAACCCGCCGACCAAGGACGAGAACGGCAAGACCGTCTCCGAGCACGGCACCCAGGTCATCGCGTTCTCGCCGAAGACGAACGGCGGATATGTGCTGTATGGGGAGGACGCCACCGTGCAGGACTACGAGAAGGACCTGCCGAAGCTGCTCAAGGGTGAGAACCCGTGA
- a CDS encoding FxsB family cyclophane-forming radical SAM/SPASM peptide maturase — protein MGRPLHPLRQFVLKMHSRCDLACDHCYVFEHADQSWRGRPMVTSDKILRATAERIAEHARTHHLDTVHVVLHGGEPLLAGRVRLRAAARELTDALSGVCALDLRIHTNAVTLDERFLDLFDQYDIKVGVSLDGDKAANDLHRRYANGRSSHDKVLRGIALLNEPRYRHLFAGILCTIDVRNDPIAVYDALAELTPPRVDFLLPHATWDEPPQRPADDTDGTAYARWLLAVYDRWTADGRPMDVRVFDSVLSTLHGGDSLTESLGLAPTDLAVIETDGTFEQADSLKTAYDGAPATGMDVIVNSLDEVAAHPGVVARQQGMDGLSEQCRSCPVVRSCGGGLYAHRYRSGPSGFVNPSVYCSDLLRLITEIRDRDMSDQTAPSHQPAQPPLADHHLDELASGLGSTATTDLLARHQLALHRELLALVRQESGHSDLGEAAWRTLTVLDREAPESVDKVLAHPYVRPWAIRSLQGDPEAAATAVRGMAEIAAAAALRAGRAESLVVPVRDGVLRLPTHGALKLEGEDVDRVTVRIHSDGFTAETAETAGATYTVSWKGDKSASWQGSWWFGLDDWPVSLEDTDPWRDCHGHPAHPRLAEDEAEAWHADLTQAWAWIRSELPQYAPGLRAGLRAVTPLMPSATGDDISSAARDAFGAVAIARPATPEALALLLVHEFQHVKLGAVLDLMDLYDPSCDRLFYAPWRPDPRPLEGLLQGTYAHLAVIDYWHARRRTSTGEEARAAEIQFTRWRDQTAEAVETLAASGALTPAGERFVAGMRATVRGLLAIEVSPEALRAARRAADEHRSAWREQ, from the coding sequence ATGGGCCGACCACTCCACCCCTTACGCCAATTCGTGCTCAAAATGCACAGCCGCTGCGATCTCGCGTGCGACCACTGCTATGTGTTCGAACACGCGGACCAAAGCTGGCGCGGTCGGCCCATGGTGACCTCCGACAAGATCCTGCGCGCCACGGCGGAACGTATCGCCGAGCACGCCAGGACGCATCACCTGGACACCGTCCACGTGGTCCTGCACGGCGGCGAACCCCTCCTCGCCGGTCGTGTCCGACTGCGCGCGGCAGCACGGGAACTGACCGACGCGCTCAGTGGCGTATGCGCCCTCGACCTGCGCATCCACACCAACGCGGTCACCCTCGACGAACGCTTCCTGGACCTGTTCGACCAGTACGACATCAAGGTCGGCGTCTCGCTCGACGGCGACAAGGCCGCCAACGACCTCCACCGCCGCTACGCCAACGGCCGCAGCAGCCACGACAAGGTCCTCAGAGGCATCGCCCTCCTCAACGAGCCCCGCTACCGCCACCTCTTCGCGGGCATCCTCTGCACCATCGACGTACGCAACGACCCCATCGCGGTCTATGACGCCCTCGCCGAACTCACCCCGCCGCGCGTCGACTTCCTCCTCCCCCACGCCACCTGGGACGAGCCCCCGCAGCGCCCCGCCGACGACACCGACGGCACGGCGTACGCGCGCTGGCTGCTGGCGGTCTACGACCGCTGGACGGCGGACGGCCGCCCCATGGACGTACGTGTCTTCGACTCCGTCCTGAGCACGCTGCACGGCGGCGACAGCCTGACCGAGTCGCTGGGCCTCGCCCCGACCGACCTGGCCGTGATCGAGACCGACGGGACGTTCGAACAGGCCGATTCGCTGAAGACGGCGTACGACGGCGCGCCCGCGACCGGCATGGACGTGATCGTGAACTCGCTCGACGAGGTCGCCGCGCATCCGGGTGTCGTGGCCCGGCAGCAAGGGATGGACGGGCTGTCCGAACAGTGCCGTAGCTGCCCGGTCGTGCGCTCCTGCGGCGGGGGCCTGTACGCCCACCGGTACAGATCCGGTCCCAGCGGTTTCGTGAACCCCTCCGTCTACTGCTCCGACCTCCTGCGTCTGATCACCGAAATCCGGGACCGCGACATGTCCGACCAGACCGCCCCCTCCCACCAGCCCGCGCAGCCGCCCCTCGCCGACCACCACCTCGACGAGCTGGCCTCCGGCCTCGGCTCCACCGCCACCACCGACCTGCTGGCCCGCCACCAACTCGCCCTTCACCGCGAGCTTTTGGCCCTGGTCCGGCAGGAGAGCGGGCACAGCGACCTCGGCGAAGCGGCCTGGCGGACGCTGACCGTGCTCGACCGCGAGGCACCGGAGTCGGTGGACAAGGTGCTGGCCCATCCGTACGTACGCCCCTGGGCGATCCGCTCGCTCCAGGGCGACCCGGAGGCGGCGGCGACGGCCGTGCGGGGCATGGCGGAGATCGCGGCGGCGGCGGCACTGCGCGCGGGCCGCGCGGAGTCACTGGTGGTGCCGGTGCGGGACGGGGTGCTGCGGCTGCCCACGCACGGCGCCCTGAAGCTGGAGGGCGAGGACGTCGACCGGGTCACGGTCCGCATCCACTCCGACGGCTTCACGGCCGAGACGGCCGAGACGGCAGGCGCGACGTACACGGTCTCCTGGAAGGGCGACAAGTCCGCCTCCTGGCAGGGGAGTTGGTGGTTCGGTCTGGACGACTGGCCCGTCTCGCTGGAGGACACGGATCCCTGGCGGGACTGCCACGGCCATCCCGCGCACCCCCGGCTCGCGGAGGACGAGGCCGAGGCGTGGCACGCCGACCTGACTCAGGCATGGGCGTGGATTCGCAGCGAACTGCCGCAGTACGCCCCGGGCCTGCGAGCGGGCCTGAGAGCGGTGACACCCCTCATGCCCTCCGCCACCGGCGACGACATCAGCTCGGCGGCGAGGGACGCGTTCGGCGCGGTGGCGATCGCCAGACCGGCCACCCCCGAGGCGCTCGCGCTGCTCCTGGTCCACGAGTTCCAACACGTCAAGCTGGGCGCGGTGTTGGACCTCATGGACCTCTACGACCCATCCTGCGACCGCCTGTTCTACGCCCCCTGGCGCCCCGACCCACGCCCCCTGGAAGGCCTGCTCCAAGGCACGTACGCCCACCTGGCGGTCATCGACTACTGGCACGCCCGGCGGCGTACGAGCACGGGCGAAGAGGCCCGTGCGGCGGAGATCCAGTTCACCCGCTGGCGCGACCAGACGGCCGAGGCCGTGGAGACCCTGGCGGCTTCGGGGGCACTGACGCCCGCGGGGGAGCGGTTCGTGGCGGGGATGCGGGCGACGGTGCGGGGGTTGCTGGCGATCGAGGTGTCCCCGGAGGCCCTGCGGGCGGCTCGGCGGGCTGCCGATGAGCACAGGAGCGCCTGGCGGGAACAGTGA
- a CDS encoding TIR-like protein FxsC, with translation MQGGTGRARGGNPYFFLSYAHTPRNDAGDADPNAWVKKLYDGLCEHIMQLTDLPPGTKAGFLDQGMAVGTRWTDELSENLARCKVFVPLYSPRYFISEQCGREWWAFSQRQANKRARGGAAWESAIIPALWVPVEPAQMPQVSRDLQFNHATFGQDYAEEGFYGLTKLRYLRDEYERAVYRLAKQIVKIAKETELDEGQVYTEYESLPSAFGRTGHPPEFDISVLAHTRSDLPAGRKPDYYGDRPRDWNPYHPVSALSLGDHAANLVRTMDYKVNIGDFENDAEHMLRQGAPKAPGLLLLDRWTLDSDQGRRLVGKLCGDRRPWISVMIPQARDDIAPTEKEQELRSLTARTLASRMPNGSGHCSPNGGVRDLDAFGNELQKAVISAVSYYWENARTYPPEGPPRKPPRLRGPDLG, from the coding sequence GTGCAAGGGGGAACGGGGCGCGCCAGAGGGGGGAATCCATACTTCTTCCTCAGTTATGCGCACACCCCTCGGAACGACGCGGGGGACGCTGACCCGAACGCTTGGGTGAAGAAGCTGTACGACGGGCTGTGTGAGCACATCATGCAGCTCACCGATCTGCCGCCGGGGACGAAGGCCGGGTTTCTGGATCAGGGCATGGCCGTGGGGACCCGGTGGACCGACGAGCTGTCGGAGAACCTCGCGCGGTGCAAGGTGTTCGTGCCGCTCTACTCACCGAGGTACTTCATCAGTGAACAGTGCGGCCGCGAGTGGTGGGCCTTCTCCCAGCGGCAGGCCAACAAGCGGGCGAGAGGCGGTGCAGCCTGGGAGAGCGCCATCATTCCGGCGTTATGGGTGCCGGTGGAACCGGCTCAGATGCCTCAGGTGTCCCGCGATCTCCAGTTCAACCACGCCACCTTCGGGCAGGACTACGCGGAAGAGGGCTTCTACGGGCTGACCAAACTCCGCTATCTGCGGGACGAGTACGAGCGTGCCGTGTACCGGCTCGCCAAGCAGATCGTGAAGATCGCCAAGGAGACCGAGCTCGACGAGGGGCAGGTCTACACGGAGTACGAGTCGCTGCCGAGCGCGTTCGGCAGGACCGGGCATCCGCCGGAGTTCGACATCTCGGTGCTCGCGCACACCCGGTCCGATCTGCCGGCCGGGCGCAAGCCCGACTACTACGGGGACCGGCCGCGCGACTGGAACCCGTACCACCCCGTCTCGGCGCTGTCGCTCGGCGACCACGCGGCCAACCTGGTGCGCACCATGGACTACAAGGTGAACATCGGCGACTTCGAGAACGACGCCGAGCACATGCTCCGCCAGGGCGCGCCCAAGGCACCGGGACTGCTGCTGCTCGACCGGTGGACGCTCGATTCCGACCAGGGCCGGCGGCTGGTGGGCAAGCTCTGCGGGGACCGGCGGCCCTGGATCAGTGTGATGATCCCGCAGGCCAGGGACGACATCGCCCCCACGGAGAAGGAACAGGAGCTGCGGTCGCTCACGGCCCGGACCCTGGCCTCGCGGATGCCGAACGGCAGCGGCCACTGCTCGCCCAACGGCGGTGTCCGCGATCTCGACGCCTTCGGCAACGAACTGCAGAAGGCGGTCATCTCGGCCGTCTCGTACTACTGGGAGAACGCGCGGACCTATCCGCCGGAGGGGCCACCGAGGAAGCCCCCGCGGCTGCGGGGACCCGACCTGGGGTAG